A stretch of Geobacter sp. DNA encodes these proteins:
- a CDS encoding multidrug efflux protein: MKITDLFIRRPVLALVVNLVIVIAGLQAIRTLNVRQYPRSENAAVTVTTIYTGASADLVRGFVTTPLERAIAAADGIDYMESESSLGLSTIKIRLRLNYDGTKALAEISSKVDQVRNDLPPEAEVPVINIESADSEFASAYLSFSSDILQQNEITDYLVRIVQPRLSAIPGVQRADILGARTFAMRVWLKPERMAALNISPAQVRQALAANNFLAALGTSKGSLIQVNLTANTNLNTVEEFRQLAVREQNGTIVRLSDIADVVLGAEDYNAEVRFSGQTAVFMGIWPLPNANSIDVIKRVRTEMAAIQKDLPTGMQARIAYDATEYINNAIHEVLKTLGDTLLIVIVVIFLFLGSFRSVFIPVVAIPVSLIGGVFLMQAFGFTVNLLTLLAVVLSVGLVVDDAIVVVENVERHLGEGKTPMEAALLGARELVGPIIAMTVTLAAVYLPIGLQGGLTGALFREFAFTLAGAVTISGIVALTLSPVMSAKLLKQGSGEHGLAGRITRDFKRLRTFYGRLLDATLHARPAVYTVWVVVSLITIPMFTMSARELAPTEDQGVIFGILDAAANSTLDQTSQYAAAANRIFMGIPETDFTFQITFPSSGFGGMVMKPWDDRKRTVFQILPEVQQKLQQIPGIRMFPVTPPALPGGGQFPVEFILASTAETSQILEFAQKLQLKAMKSGMFAFPPLIDVKIDQPQTEFVIDRDKVASLGLSLEQIGADLGGMVGGNYVNRFDISGRSYKVIPQIQRIGRLNPDQLKDVYVTGPGGKLVPFSTVATLRETVVPRSLNRFQQLNAVKISGVAVRPLDEALRYLEDEAAGILPKGYVLDYTGESRQLRTEGNKFLPAFGLAIVLIFLVLAAQFNSFRDPFVILAGSVPLAIFGALIFTFLKMPDPNVPFWTHGWTTTLNIYSQVGLVTLVGLVSKNGILIVEFANQLQLQGLPKLDAVRQSAMTRLRPVLMTSAATIAGHFPLTLVTGAGAAARNSIGLVLVGGMFVGTLFTLFVVPSIYMLMARDHSKDREREAAVTVTET; encoded by the coding sequence ATGAAAATCACCGACCTCTTCATACGCCGACCCGTTCTTGCCCTGGTGGTCAACCTGGTCATCGTCATCGCTGGCCTGCAGGCAATCCGCACCCTCAACGTCCGCCAATATCCGCGTAGCGAGAATGCCGCGGTCACGGTCACCACCATCTACACCGGCGCCAGTGCCGACCTGGTCCGCGGTTTCGTCACCACCCCGCTGGAGCGCGCCATTGCCGCTGCCGACGGCATCGACTACATGGAGTCCGAGAGCTCGCTGGGGCTCTCCACCATCAAGATACGCCTGAGGCTCAACTACGACGGCACCAAGGCTCTGGCCGAGATCAGTTCCAAGGTGGATCAGGTCCGAAACGACCTGCCGCCCGAGGCAGAAGTGCCGGTCATCAATATCGAGTCTGCCGACAGTGAATTCGCCTCCGCCTACCTGAGCTTCTCATCGGACATCCTGCAGCAGAACGAAATCACCGACTACCTGGTTCGGATCGTCCAGCCGCGGCTCTCTGCCATCCCCGGGGTGCAACGGGCCGACATCCTCGGTGCCCGGACCTTTGCCATGCGTGTCTGGCTCAAGCCGGAGCGGATGGCCGCTCTCAACATCAGCCCGGCGCAGGTTCGCCAGGCCCTGGCAGCCAACAACTTCCTGGCGGCGCTCGGCACGAGCAAGGGTTCGCTCATCCAAGTCAACCTCACCGCCAACACCAACCTGAACACGGTGGAAGAATTCAGGCAGCTGGCCGTACGCGAGCAGAACGGCACCATCGTGCGGCTCTCCGACATCGCCGACGTAGTGCTCGGCGCCGAGGACTACAACGCCGAGGTCCGCTTTTCCGGGCAGACCGCCGTCTTCATGGGGATCTGGCCCCTTCCCAATGCCAACTCCATCGACGTCATCAAACGGGTCAGGACGGAGATGGCAGCCATCCAGAAAGACCTCCCCACCGGCATGCAGGCGCGCATCGCCTATGACGCCACCGAATATATCAACAACGCCATCCATGAGGTGCTCAAGACCCTCGGCGACACGCTGCTGATCGTCATAGTGGTCATCTTCCTCTTCCTCGGCTCCTTCCGCTCGGTCTTCATACCGGTGGTGGCAATCCCGGTGTCGCTCATCGGCGGGGTCTTCCTGATGCAAGCCTTCGGTTTCACCGTCAACCTGCTCACCCTGCTGGCCGTGGTCCTCTCGGTCGGTCTCGTGGTGGACGACGCCATCGTGGTGGTGGAGAACGTGGAGCGGCATCTGGGCGAAGGGAAAACCCCCATGGAAGCGGCCCTGTTGGGGGCTCGCGAACTGGTCGGCCCGATCATCGCCATGACCGTAACCCTGGCGGCAGTCTATCTCCCCATCGGCCTGCAGGGGGGGCTGACCGGGGCGCTTTTCCGCGAGTTCGCCTTTACCCTGGCCGGAGCGGTCACCATCTCCGGCATCGTCGCACTGACCCTGTCGCCGGTGATGTCGGCCAAGCTGCTCAAGCAGGGCAGCGGGGAACACGGTCTGGCGGGCCGCATCACCCGCGACTTCAAGCGTCTGAGAACCTTTTACGGCCGCTTGCTCGATGCCACCCTGCACGCCCGTCCCGCGGTCTACACCGTCTGGGTCGTGGTGAGTCTCATTACCATCCCGATGTTCACCATGTCGGCCCGAGAGCTGGCGCCGACCGAAGACCAGGGGGTCATCTTCGGCATCCTCGACGCCGCAGCCAACTCCACCCTCGACCAGACCAGCCAGTATGCCGCGGCAGCAAACCGGATCTTTATGGGCATCCCCGAGACCGATTTCACCTTCCAGATCACCTTCCCCAGTTCCGGTTTCGGCGGCATGGTGATGAAACCGTGGGACGACCGGAAGCGGACCGTGTTCCAGATCCTTCCCGAGGTGCAGCAGAAGCTGCAGCAGATCCCCGGTATCCGGATGTTTCCGGTCACCCCGCCGGCACTCCCCGGCGGCGGCCAGTTCCCGGTGGAATTCATCCTCGCCTCCACCGCCGAGACCAGCCAGATCCTGGAATTTGCCCAGAAACTGCAGCTGAAGGCGATGAAGAGCGGCATGTTCGCCTTCCCGCCGCTCATCGACGTGAAGATCGACCAGCCCCAGACCGAATTCGTCATCGACCGCGACAAGGTCGCATCCCTCGGTCTCAGCCTGGAGCAGATCGGCGCCGACCTGGGGGGGATGGTCGGCGGCAACTACGTCAACCGGTTTGACATCTCGGGGCGCAGTTACAAGGTCATACCGCAGATCCAGCGGATCGGCCGTCTGAACCCGGACCAGCTCAAGGATGTCTATGTCACTGGCCCCGGCGGCAAGCTGGTCCCCTTCTCCACTGTTGCCACCCTGCGCGAGACCGTAGTCCCCCGCTCGCTCAACCGATTCCAGCAGCTCAATGCGGTGAAGATCAGCGGCGTTGCGGTGCGCCCCCTGGACGAAGCCCTCCGCTACCTGGAGGACGAGGCAGCCGGCATCCTCCCCAAAGGATATGTCCTCGACTACACCGGCGAATCCCGCCAGCTCCGCACCGAGGGGAACAAGTTCCTCCCGGCCTTCGGCCTTGCCATCGTCCTGATCTTCCTGGTGCTGGCGGCCCAGTTCAACAGCTTCCGCGACCCCTTTGTCATCCTCGCCGGATCGGTCCCCCTGGCGATCTTCGGTGCGCTCATCTTCACCTTCCTGAAGATGCCTGACCCCAACGTCCCCTTCTGGACCCACGGCTGGACCACCACGCTCAACATCTATTCCCAGGTCGGCCTGGTAACCCTGGTGGGGCTGGTCTCCAAAAACGGCATCCTGATCGTCGAATTCGCCAACCAGCTGCAGCTGCAGGGGCTCCCCAAGCTCGATGCGGTGCGCCAGTCAGCCATGACGCGCCTGCGGCCGGTTCTCATGACCAGCGCCGCCACCATTGCCGGCCATTTCCCCCTGACCCTGGTCACCGGCGCTGGCGCCGCCGCCCGGAACTCCATCGGTCTGGTCCTGGTAGGGGGGATGTTCGTCGGCACCCTCTTTACCCTCTTTGTCGTCCCCTCCATCTACATGCTCATGGCCCGCGATCACAGCAAGGACCGGGAGCGGGAAGCTGCCGTGACCGTTACGGAAACCTGA
- a CDS encoding chemotaxis protein CheW, which translates to MQMVGFTVGSEEFCVDILKVQEIIRMVRITHMPNAPEYVEGVINLRGRVIPVIDFRKRMKLPPSDEINEQNRRIVVVAFGSTLVGIVVDKVSQVMKISSEQITATPEVIKGYDSECLMGVGRVGEQLIVLLDLDRMFGQEEAAQLSHAA; encoded by the coding sequence ATGCAGATGGTGGGATTCACCGTGGGGAGCGAGGAGTTCTGCGTCGATATCCTCAAGGTTCAGGAGATCATCCGCATGGTGCGGATCACCCACATGCCCAATGCTCCTGAATACGTCGAGGGGGTTATCAACCTGCGGGGAAGGGTCATCCCGGTCATCGATTTCCGCAAGCGGATGAAATTGCCTCCGAGCGACGAGATCAATGAACAAAACCGGCGGATTGTGGTCGTCGCCTTCGGCTCCACTCTGGTGGGGATCGTCGTGGACAAGGTCTCTCAGGTCATGAAGATCTCGTCAGAGCAGATAACTGCGACGCCGGAAGTAATAAAGGGCTACGATTCGGAATGTCTCATGGGTGTCGGCAGGGTAGGCGAGCAGCTCATCGTCCTTCTCGACCTGGACAGGATGTTCGGCCAGGAAGAGGCGGCACAGCTCTCCCACGCGGCATGA
- a CDS encoding LysE family translocator codes for MLSYLATGALFGVTAGFSPGPLLTLVISQTLRHGIREGAKVAMVPLATDFPLIIVSAFLLTRLPDYRTPLGILSLCGGLFVLYLSYGSFRTGGIATSVLPDEPRSFRKGVMVNALNPHFYVFWLTVGAPIVIRGWSETPLAAASFAVGFLASIVGTKVVVAVIAGTSRQFLSGRGYRGIMRILAAVLALCALMLIREGLLLLGLIV; via the coding sequence ATGCTGTCGTATCTGGCAACGGGTGCGCTTTTCGGAGTCACGGCGGGTTTTTCGCCAGGGCCGCTGCTGACGCTGGTCATTTCCCAGACCTTGCGCCACGGTATCAGGGAAGGGGCCAAGGTTGCCATGGTCCCGCTGGCGACGGACTTCCCGCTGATCATCGTTTCGGCGTTCCTTTTGACACGGCTGCCCGATTATCGGACACCGCTGGGGATACTCTCGCTCTGCGGCGGCCTGTTCGTGCTCTATCTCTCCTATGGTAGCTTTCGCACCGGCGGCATTGCGACATCGGTCCTCCCCGATGAGCCTCGGTCTTTCAGGAAAGGGGTTATGGTCAATGCCCTGAACCCCCATTTCTATGTCTTCTGGCTGACCGTCGGCGCACCGATCGTGATCAGGGGCTGGTCGGAAACTCCATTGGCCGCAGCGAGCTTTGCCGTCGGATTTCTTGCCAGCATTGTCGGGACAAAGGTCGTAGTGGCGGTCATTGCCGGCACGTCGAGACAGTTCCTTTCCGGCAGGGGCTACCGCGGAATCATGCGGATTCTCGCCGCCGTCCTGGCTCTCTGCGCCCTGATGCTCATCAGGGAGGGGCTGCTGCTGCTCGGCCTGATCGTGTAA
- a CDS encoding PAS domain S-box protein: MNHPSVSTFVKTYGIIQIVIWTAMIALVLSMTVYFHHYYTLKSAENEARDYYRLNLFYRAWGARLGGVYAPMDKVEPNPHLNVARRDVTTSDGQRLTLINPAYMTRMVFEAIKASSDSPIISKLVSLKPLNPVNVPDQWERGALAAIERGEITERSEVTALNGTPYLRLLSRFVTEEPCLKCHAAQGYRLGDIRGGISISIPLSGYYGSEVKVRNNIIAGYVSLWLVGSAGIALYSRRRHFYEEELRASEEKFRTVCDWTQDWEYWTDPAGAIQYISPSCERVTGYPPADFHADPGLVTRLVHPDDQRLLREHQCRVPGDQPGTATEIDFRIVTRAGEVRWMHHVCRQVFAHGAYLGQRVSNRDVTERKEADRALQESEGKLRVIFDVIQAGIVLVAPDGLITYANQRMAEMLGCTMEELVGSSYLSHVHPDDRSVSEGRMGQLARREKDFVTEERHFLRADGSDFWGYVSGRLQTTLEGETICFVGTIADVSELKAEEEKRHKLEQQMLHVQKLESLGVLAGGIAHDFNNILLSITGNASLALKRVTSGSPAEHHLRQIESAADKAADLARQMLAYSGKGRFVVEPVDLNQLVEEMTSMLEVSISKKAILRYHLTRPLPAIEADPTQIRQIVMNLTINASEAIGEKSGVISVFTGCMECDRKYLAETWLDKDLVEGLYVFLEVADTGCGMDRETIERVFEPFFTTKFTGRGLGMAAILGIVRGHKGAIKVYSEPGKGSTFKVLIPAGTRPPEIYNVSPEQDSWQGAGTILLVDDEETIRAIGSDMLRELGFNVICAEDGEKALEIYRQKRDEISLVLLDLTMPHLSGDETFRELRRIDAQVRVVMSSGFSEQEVTQKFLGKGLSDFIQKPYTLQSLKEKLRRILS; the protein is encoded by the coding sequence ATGAATCACCCGTCAGTAAGCACCTTCGTCAAGACCTATGGCATTATCCAGATCGTGATCTGGACGGCAATGATCGCGCTGGTGCTGTCCATGACTGTCTATTTCCACCATTACTACACCCTCAAATCCGCCGAGAACGAGGCGCGGGACTACTACCGGCTCAATCTGTTCTACCGGGCCTGGGGTGCACGGCTGGGCGGGGTCTATGCCCCAATGGACAAGGTCGAACCCAACCCCCACCTCAATGTTGCCCGGCGGGATGTGACCACGAGCGACGGACAGCGGTTGACGCTCATCAACCCTGCTTACATGACCAGAATGGTTTTTGAAGCAATCAAGGCATCGTCTGATTCACCCATTATCAGCAAACTTGTCAGCCTCAAACCGCTCAACCCCGTCAATGTGCCGGATCAATGGGAGAGGGGAGCCCTTGCCGCCATAGAACGGGGTGAAATCACCGAACGGTCGGAGGTGACCGCATTGAACGGCACCCCCTATCTGCGGCTCCTCTCCCGCTTTGTTACCGAAGAGCCTTGCCTCAAGTGCCATGCGGCCCAGGGATACCGACTGGGGGACATCAGGGGAGGGATCAGCATCTCGATTCCGCTCTCCGGCTACTATGGGTCGGAAGTAAAGGTCAGGAACAACATCATTGCCGGTTATGTCAGCCTCTGGCTGGTGGGGAGTGCGGGGATTGCCCTCTATTCCCGCCGCCGCCACTTCTACGAGGAAGAACTGCGTGCCAGCGAGGAGAAATTCCGCACCGTCTGCGACTGGACCCAGGACTGGGAATACTGGACCGATCCCGCAGGCGCCATACAGTACATCTCCCCCTCCTGCGAACGGGTGACCGGGTACCCCCCGGCCGATTTCCATGCCGATCCGGGGCTGGTGACACGGCTCGTCCATCCCGACGACCAGCGGCTGCTCAGGGAACACCAGTGCCGGGTTCCGGGCGATCAGCCCGGCACAGCTACGGAAATCGACTTCAGGATCGTTACCCGAGCGGGAGAAGTGCGGTGGATGCACCATGTCTGTCGCCAGGTCTTTGCCCATGGTGCCTACCTGGGGCAACGGGTCTCCAACCGCGACGTGACCGAGCGGAAGGAGGCGGACCGGGCGCTTCAGGAGAGCGAGGGGAAGCTCAGGGTGATCTTCGACGTCATCCAGGCCGGCATCGTCCTGGTTGCACCGGATGGCCTGATTACCTATGCCAACCAGCGGATGGCTGAGATGCTCGGCTGCACCATGGAGGAACTGGTCGGTTCCAGCTACCTGTCCCACGTCCATCCGGACGACAGAAGCGTGTCCGAAGGTCGCATGGGCCAGCTCGCCCGGCGTGAGAAGGATTTCGTTACGGAAGAACGCCATTTTCTTCGCGCAGACGGGAGCGATTTCTGGGGTTATGTGAGCGGTCGGCTGCAGACCACCCTGGAAGGAGAAACGATCTGTTTCGTCGGGACCATCGCGGATGTGTCCGAACTGAAGGCCGAGGAGGAAAAGCGTCACAAGCTGGAACAGCAGATGCTCCACGTGCAGAAGCTGGAAAGCCTCGGCGTCCTTGCGGGCGGCATTGCCCACGACTTCAACAACATCCTGCTCTCCATTACCGGCAACGCCAGCCTGGCGCTGAAACGGGTCACGTCCGGGTCTCCGGCGGAGCACCATCTCAGGCAGATCGAGTCGGCTGCCGACAAGGCTGCGGATCTTGCGCGCCAGATGCTCGCCTATTCGGGCAAGGGGCGCTTTGTTGTCGAGCCGGTGGATCTCAATCAGCTCGTCGAGGAGATGACCTCCATGCTGGAGGTGTCGATCTCCAAGAAGGCGATCCTCCGTTATCACCTCACCCGGCCGCTTCCTGCCATCGAGGCCGATCCGACCCAGATCCGCCAGATCGTCATGAACCTGACCATCAACGCTTCCGAGGCGATCGGGGAAAAGAGCGGTGTCATCTCCGTCTTTACCGGCTGTATGGAGTGCGACCGGAAGTACCTTGCGGAAACCTGGCTCGACAAAGATCTCGTTGAAGGGCTCTATGTCTTTCTGGAAGTCGCGGACACCGGCTGCGGCATGGATCGGGAGACCATCGAGCGGGTATTCGAACCGTTTTTCACCACCAAGTTCACCGGACGGGGGCTGGGAATGGCGGCCATTCTCGGGATCGTCAGGGGGCACAAGGGGGCCATCAAGGTCTACAGCGAGCCGGGCAAGGGGAGCACATTCAAGGTCCTGATCCCCGCTGGCACGAGGCCCCCGGAGATCTACAACGTCAGCCCCGAACAGGACAGCTGGCAGGGAGCCGGCACGATCCTGCTGGTGGACGATGAGGAGACGATCCGGGCCATCGGTTCCGACATGCTCCGGGAGCTGGGATTCAACGTGATCTGTGCCGAGGATGGCGAAAAAGCGCTGGAAATATACCGGCAGAAGCGGGATGAAATATCCCTTGTGCTCCTGGATCTTACCATGCCGCACTTGAGCGGGGACGAGACGTTTCGGGAGCTGCGCAGGATCGACGCGCAGGTAAGGGTCGTCATGTCCAGCGGTTTCAGCGAACAGGAGGTTACCCAGAAGTTCCTCGGCAAAGGTCTGTCCGATTTCATCCAGAAGCCGTACACCCTGCAGTCGTTGAAGGAGAAACTGAGAAGGATACTTAGCTGA
- a CDS encoding efflux RND transporter periplasmic adaptor subunit: MKKRIIIVIIGLIILVAILAAVKALQIGAMVDQGKKFVPSPETVTTATATAETWETALTSVGTLNAVQGVTIAAELPGKVVKIAFEPGSKVSKGDLLIRLDTSSEEAQLPGAKAQANLARTDLKRADELLADKIISQADHDKAVATYEQAVAQADNIRATIAKKTIRAPFSGRLGIRQVNLGQILSEGNPIVTLQALDPIFIDFSLPQQQLGQVRRGLPVRVTSDALPGETIEGRITAINPLVDADTRNVKLQATVTNRDEKLRPGMFVNVAVGLPGRRKVIVLPATAIMYAPYSDSIFIVEDAKDKKGKVLRQQFVRLAQKRGDFVAIASGVKEGETVVSTGVFKLRNGQAVVVDNKLSPDFRKAPTPENN, from the coding sequence ATGAAGAAACGCATCATCATCGTCATCATCGGCCTGATCATTCTCGTTGCCATCCTTGCCGCCGTCAAGGCATTACAGATCGGCGCCATGGTCGACCAAGGGAAAAAGTTCGTCCCTTCTCCGGAAACCGTGACGACTGCCACGGCCACGGCAGAAACCTGGGAAACAGCCCTGACCTCGGTCGGTACGCTGAATGCCGTGCAGGGGGTTACCATTGCCGCCGAACTCCCTGGCAAAGTGGTGAAGATCGCCTTTGAACCGGGGTCAAAGGTCAGCAAAGGGGACCTGCTGATACGACTGGACACCAGCTCCGAGGAGGCCCAGCTCCCCGGCGCCAAGGCTCAGGCCAATCTTGCCCGCACCGATCTCAAGCGCGCCGATGAACTGCTCGCCGACAAGATCATCTCCCAGGCCGACCACGACAAGGCAGTCGCCACCTACGAGCAGGCCGTGGCCCAGGCCGACAACATTCGCGCCACCATTGCCAAGAAGACGATCCGAGCCCCGTTCAGCGGCCGGCTCGGCATCCGCCAGGTCAACCTGGGGCAGATCCTGAGCGAAGGGAACCCGATCGTCACGCTGCAGGCCCTCGACCCGATCTTTATCGACTTCTCCCTCCCCCAGCAGCAACTCGGCCAGGTCAGACGCGGCCTGCCGGTGCGGGTGACCAGCGATGCGCTGCCGGGAGAAACGATCGAGGGGAGGATCACCGCCATCAACCCCCTGGTGGATGCCGATACACGCAACGTCAAGCTCCAAGCAACGGTGACAAACCGGGATGAAAAGCTGCGCCCCGGCATGTTCGTCAACGTGGCGGTCGGGCTCCCCGGACGTCGGAAGGTCATTGTCCTTCCGGCCACTGCGATCATGTATGCCCCCTACAGCGATTCGATCTTTATCGTCGAGGATGCCAAGGACAAGAAGGGTAAGGTGCTGCGCCAACAGTTCGTCCGTCTCGCCCAGAAACGGGGCGATTTCGTCGCCATTGCCAGCGGGGTCAAGGAAGGCGAGACCGTGGTCAGCACCGGCGTCTTCAAGCTGCGCAACGGCCAGGCCGTGGTGGTCGACAACAAGCTCTCCCCCGACTTCCGGAAAGCGCCCACCCCGGAAAACAACTGA
- a CDS encoding arsenic resistance protein, translating to MWRALVRINKNLVLVIPLMMVAGFVFGTAVNAAPLKALVIPLTFLMVYPMMVTLKLKKVLEGGDTKAQLLTQLINFAIIPFVAFGLGRLFFSDQPFMALGLMLAALVPTSGMTISWTGFARGNLEAAVKMTVVGLILGSLATPLYVKLLLGAHVAVDTAGVMKQIAFIVFLPMAAGYATQQWLVRRYTQKGFQETWAPRFPGLSTIGVLGIVFIAIALKARAIMAEPWALVTIFVPLFILYGINYLLSTGTGRLLLPRGDAIALVYGTVMRNLSIALAVAMNAFGPAGSDAALVIALAYIIQVQSAAWYVKFTDRVFGPLPAVQEG from the coding sequence ATGTGGCGCGCCTTGGTCAGGATCAACAAGAATCTGGTGCTGGTCATCCCCCTGATGATGGTGGCTGGCTTTGTATTTGGTACAGCCGTGAATGCCGCCCCGCTCAAGGCGCTGGTGATCCCGCTCACCTTCCTGATGGTCTATCCGATGATGGTTACCCTGAAGCTGAAGAAGGTGCTGGAGGGGGGGGACACCAAGGCCCAGCTCTTGACACAGTTGATCAATTTCGCCATCATCCCCTTTGTGGCCTTTGGCCTCGGCCGTCTCTTCTTCAGCGATCAGCCGTTCATGGCGCTGGGGCTGATGCTGGCGGCACTGGTTCCCACCAGCGGCATGACCATTTCCTGGACCGGTTTTGCCAGGGGGAATCTGGAGGCAGCGGTGAAGATGACCGTGGTCGGCCTGATCCTCGGTTCCCTGGCAACGCCACTGTACGTCAAGCTGCTCTTGGGAGCCCACGTGGCCGTTGACACGGCCGGTGTCATGAAGCAGATCGCCTTCATCGTCTTTCTCCCCATGGCCGCCGGTTACGCAACCCAGCAGTGGCTGGTGCGGCGCTACACCCAGAAGGGTTTCCAGGAGACGTGGGCGCCCCGTTTCCCCGGTCTTTCCACCATCGGCGTTCTCGGGATCGTCTTCATCGCCATCGCCCTCAAGGCCAGGGCTATCATGGCTGAACCCTGGGCGCTCGTGACGATCTTCGTACCACTGTTTATCCTTTATGGTATCAACTACCTGCTCAGCACCGGCACGGGCAGGTTGCTGCTACCGCGTGGCGACGCTATCGCCCTGGTCTACGGCACGGTGATGCGCAATCTCTCCATCGCCCTGGCTGTGGCCATGAATGCTTTCGGACCGGCGGGCTCCGATGCGGCCTTAGTCATTGCCCTTGCCTATATCATTCAGGTCCAATCGGCTGCCTGGTACGTCAAATTTACCGACCGGGTCTTCGGGCCGCTGCCGGCGGTGCAAGAGGGATGA
- a CDS encoding DUF302 domain-containing protein: MVWAEVYDKESTRALPQYVAALKQAVERRGFIINNEERMSLADSFSQHGIATASGFDMHLIQVCKPEKAAVSLQANPERAALMPKCIAAFTRNGRTRVRFLMYHRPMIETLVTNDPAFADSLAESYTAIRAMIDEAC, encoded by the coding sequence ATGGTGTGGGCTGAGGTGTATGACAAGGAGTCGACCAGGGCATTGCCCCAGTATGTCGCTGCGTTGAAGCAGGCGGTCGAGCGGCGCGGATTCATCATCAACAACGAGGAGAGGATGTCTCTGGCAGACTCCTTCAGCCAGCATGGCATAGCTACGGCCAGTGGCTTCGATATGCACCTGATCCAGGTCTGCAAACCGGAAAAGGCCGCTGTCAGCCTCCAGGCCAATCCCGAACGGGCGGCGCTGATGCCCAAGTGCATAGCTGCCTTCACCCGCAACGGCAGGACCAGGGTCCGCTTCCTCATGTATCACCGGCCGATGATCGAGACGCTGGTGACGAACGACCCTGCGTTTGCCGATTCGCTGGCAGAGAGCTATACTGCCATCAGGGCCATGATCGACGAGGCGTGCTGA